The following proteins come from a genomic window of Castor canadensis chromosome 17, mCasCan1.hap1v2, whole genome shotgun sequence:
- the Acaa1 gene encoding 3-ketoacyl-CoA thiolase, peroxisomal isoform X2: MGPGTAMWRLQVVLGHLTRQPESDPALQVAPCSSGFPQASAADVVVVHGRRTAIGKAGRGGFKDTTPDELLSAVLTAVLQDVKLRPEQLGDISVGNVLQPGAGAIMARIAQFLSGIPETVPLSTVNRQCSSGLQAVANIAGGIRNGSYDIGMACGITSENVAERFGISREKQDTFALASQQKAARAQSRGCFHAEIVPVTTTILDDKGTKRSITVSQDEGIRPSTTMEGLAKLKPAFKDGGSTTAGNSSQVSDGAAAILLARRSKAEELGLPILGVLRSYAVVGVPPDVMGIGPAYAIPVALQKAGLTVNDVDIFEINEAFASQAVYCVEKLGIPLEKVNPLGGAVALGHPLGCTGARQVITLLNELKRRGKRTYGVVSMCIGTGMGAAAVFEYPGN; encoded by the exons ATGGGGCCAGGCACCGCGATGTGGAGGCTGCAGGTAGTCCTGGGCCACTTGACCCGCCAACCCGAGTCGGACCCGGCACTGCAGGTCGCGCCCTGCTCCAGTGGCTTCCCGCAGGCCTCGGCCGCGGACGTGGTGGTGGTGCACGGGCGGCGCACCGCCATCGGCAAGGCCGGCCGCGGTGGCTTCAAG GACACGACCCCCGACGAGCTTCTGTCGGCGGTGTTGACCGCGGTTCTCCAGGATGTGAAGCTGAGGCCGGAGCAGCTGGGGGACATCTCCGTGG GCAATGTGCTTCAGCCTGGAGCAGGGGCCATCATGGCTAGGATCGCCCAGTTTCTGAG TGGCATCCCAGAGACTGTGCCTTTGTCCACTGTCAATAGACAGTGTTCCTCGGGACTGCAGGCAGTGGCCAACATAGCCG GTGGCATCAGAAATGGGTCTTATGACATTGGCATGGCCTGTGG GATAACCTCAGAGAACGTGGCTGAGCGGTTTGGCATTTCACGAGAGAAGCAGGACACTTTTGCATTGGCCTCCCAGCAAAA GGCAGCAAGAGCCCAGAGCAGGGGCTGTTTCCATGCTGAGATTGTGCCTGTGACCACCACCATCCTCGATGACAAGGGCACCAAGAGGAGCATCACCGTGTCCCAGGATGAGGGTATCCGCCCTAGCACCACCATGGAGGGCCTGGCCAAGCTGAAGCCTGCCTTCAAGGATGGCGGCTCTACCACAGCTG GGAATTCTAGCCAGGTGAGTGATGGGGCAGCAGCTATCTTGCTGGCCAGGAGGTCCAAGGCCGAAGAGTTGGGCCTCCCTATCCTTGGCGTCCTGAGGTCCTATGCCGTGGTTGGGGTCCCACCTGATGTGATGGGCATCGGACCTGCCTATGCCATCCCTGTAGCTTTGCAAAAAGCAG GGTTGACAGTGAATGATGTGGACATCTTTGAGATCAACGAGGCCTTTGCAAGCCAG GCAGTCTACTGTGTGGAGAAGCTAGGAATCCCCCTGGAGAAGGTGAACCCCCTAGGGGGTGCAGTGGCTCTGGGCCACCCCCTGGGCTGCACTGGGGCGCGACAGGTCATCACACTGCTCAACGAGCTGAAGCGCCGCGGGAAGAG AACATATGGAGTGGTATCCATGTGCATCGGAACTGGAATGGGAGCCGCTGCTGTCTTCGAATACCCTGGGAACTGA
- the Acaa1 gene encoding 3-ketoacyl-CoA thiolase, peroxisomal isoform X1, with the protein MGPGTAMWRLQVVLGHLTRQPESDPALQVAPCSSGFPQASAADVVVVHGRRTAIGKAGRGGFKDTTPDELLSAVLTAVLQDVKLRPEQLGDISVGNVLQPGAGAIMARIAQFLSGIPETVPLSTVNRQCSSGLQAVANIAGGIRNGSYDIGMACGVESMSLSERGNPGNITSRLLENKKARHCLMPMGITSENVAERFGISREKQDTFALASQQKAARAQSRGCFHAEIVPVTTTILDDKGTKRSITVSQDEGIRPSTTMEGLAKLKPAFKDGGSTTAGNSSQVSDGAAAILLARRSKAEELGLPILGVLRSYAVVGVPPDVMGIGPAYAIPVALQKAGLTVNDVDIFEINEAFASQAVYCVEKLGIPLEKVNPLGGAVALGHPLGCTGARQVITLLNELKRRGKRTYGVVSMCIGTGMGAAAVFEYPGN; encoded by the exons ATGGGGCCAGGCACCGCGATGTGGAGGCTGCAGGTAGTCCTGGGCCACTTGACCCGCCAACCCGAGTCGGACCCGGCACTGCAGGTCGCGCCCTGCTCCAGTGGCTTCCCGCAGGCCTCGGCCGCGGACGTGGTGGTGGTGCACGGGCGGCGCACCGCCATCGGCAAGGCCGGCCGCGGTGGCTTCAAG GACACGACCCCCGACGAGCTTCTGTCGGCGGTGTTGACCGCGGTTCTCCAGGATGTGAAGCTGAGGCCGGAGCAGCTGGGGGACATCTCCGTGG GCAATGTGCTTCAGCCTGGAGCAGGGGCCATCATGGCTAGGATCGCCCAGTTTCTGAG TGGCATCCCAGAGACTGTGCCTTTGTCCACTGTCAATAGACAGTGTTCCTCGGGACTGCAGGCAGTGGCCAACATAGCCG GTGGCATCAGAAATGGGTCTTATGACATTGGCATGGCCTGTGG GGTAGAGTCTATGTCACTGTCTGAGAGAGGGAATCCTGGAAATATTACTTCTCGCCTGCTAGAGAATAAGAAGGCCAGACACTGCCTGATGCCCATGGG GATAACCTCAGAGAACGTGGCTGAGCGGTTTGGCATTTCACGAGAGAAGCAGGACACTTTTGCATTGGCCTCCCAGCAAAA GGCAGCAAGAGCCCAGAGCAGGGGCTGTTTCCATGCTGAGATTGTGCCTGTGACCACCACCATCCTCGATGACAAGGGCACCAAGAGGAGCATCACCGTGTCCCAGGATGAGGGTATCCGCCCTAGCACCACCATGGAGGGCCTGGCCAAGCTGAAGCCTGCCTTCAAGGATGGCGGCTCTACCACAGCTG GGAATTCTAGCCAGGTGAGTGATGGGGCAGCAGCTATCTTGCTGGCCAGGAGGTCCAAGGCCGAAGAGTTGGGCCTCCCTATCCTTGGCGTCCTGAGGTCCTATGCCGTGGTTGGGGTCCCACCTGATGTGATGGGCATCGGACCTGCCTATGCCATCCCTGTAGCTTTGCAAAAAGCAG GGTTGACAGTGAATGATGTGGACATCTTTGAGATCAACGAGGCCTTTGCAAGCCAG GCAGTCTACTGTGTGGAGAAGCTAGGAATCCCCCTGGAGAAGGTGAACCCCCTAGGGGGTGCAGTGGCTCTGGGCCACCCCCTGGGCTGCACTGGGGCGCGACAGGTCATCACACTGCTCAACGAGCTGAAGCGCCGCGGGAAGAG AACATATGGAGTGGTATCCATGTGCATCGGAACTGGAATGGGAGCCGCTGCTGTCTTCGAATACCCTGGGAACTGA